The Rhodothermales bacterium genome contains the following window.
TCGGTGCGACGGCCTCCAGCTTTCGACGCCCTGCGCGTGCTGATCAGTGGGCGACCACCAGCCGTTTGACTTCATGCTCGCCGTGCCCTTCGAACCTGACGAGGTACAGCCCCGATGCCAGCCGGCCTGTGTTGATCGGGACCGTCCGCCTCGTGCCCGGCCCGACCCGCTCATCGACGAGCGTCAGGACTTCACGGCCCAGCATGTCGTAGACCGACAGCCGGACCTCGCCCGCCTCCGACTCGAAGTATGCCTGCGCCGACCCCGTCGCTGGGTTCGGGAACACCGCCAGCGTGAGGAGGCCATCATCGGTCGGATCACCCTCAGCGCTCGTCGTGCCGGGTCCCGGCGTGATTTTGAAGATCCGGCCGTTGAGGAAGTAGTTAAAGTAGAGCTCCCCGTCGAGGTCTTCGCCGAACGTCGTGACGTTGAACTGATCCGGGAGGAGAAGCTCTGCGCCGGAGCGGTTGGATCGGCTGACGTGCCAGACCTTGAACGACGCGAAGTCAGCGAAGACGTACTGGCCCCGCAGCGCCGGGATGGCCTCACCTCGATAGACGTAGCCACCGGTAATCGAAACGCCTTGCTCGTGGGAGTATGCCCAGACCGGGGGTGTCAGACCGGTCTCGTCGCAGGGTCTCCGGTTGAAGGGGGCACAGACTGGGCCTTCCATGATCGGCCACCCGTAGTTCTGCCCTGCCTCGATCAACTCCACCTCCTCCCACGTGACCTCTCCCACGTTCCCCACCCACACCTCGCCCGTCAGCCGGTCGATCGTCAGCCGCCACGGATTGCGGAGGCCGTAGGCGAAGACCTCCTCTCGCCACCCCTTCTCGTTCCCGACGAACGGGTTGTCCGGCGGGATGCCGTAGTTAAGCCCGTTCGAGGGATTGTCCACATCGAGTCGGAGGACTTTGCCAAGCAGCTTCGTCCGGTCTTGAGCGTTTCCGACCGCATCGTAGAGAACGCCCCCGTCCCCGAGCGGGACGTAGAGATAGCCATCCAGACCAAAGGCGATATCGCCTCCGTGGTGGTTATGAACGTTGCCCGGCGTCTCGATCTCCAGCAGGATCACCTCGCTGTCCACATCTGCCACGAAGGGGTCCTCGGCCGACCGCGAGAACCGTGAGAGGACGATCCGCTCTGGCGCTTCGAGCGTGTATCGAGCGAAGAAATAGCCGTTCTCTGCATAGTCCGGGTGGAACTCGATAGCCAAGAGCCCGCCTGGACTCGCTATGCGCTCGCTGATGTCGAGGAAGACCGACGCCGACGCCACGTCTGGGTCATTGTCCACCACCTTGACGCGCCCACCCCACTCAGCGATGTAAACCTTGTTCGTCCCATCGTCCGGGAAGCGGATGCCGAGGGGAAAGTTGAACGTGACGTTCTCGAAGACCTCCTCGAAAGCCGCGATCTCGTTCTGGCCGAAGGCAGCCTGAGAGAAGCCGACAGCGAATACGCAGAGGCTCAAACTATACGCGAGCAGGAAGCAACGGAGCATGGAGCCGGGTCGTAAAGAGATGCAGCCGGGTCGCAGGGGGAGAAAGTGGGCGCAAGGTACTTTACTGACTGCCCCATCCCAAGCCCTCTGCGCTTCAGCCCTTCTTACGCCACCGCCTCTTCTTCTGGCTCCTCGTCCTCGATCTCGTCGTCGCTCGTGTCGTCGTCGCCCGCGAAGTCGTCGAGGTTGAAGGAGGCGTTGCTGCTCCCGACGACTTCCTCACTTCCCGTGCGCTCCAGCTCTTCGCGGATGAAGCGCGCCGTCGGCGTGTCCTGCTCGGCGAGGTCTTCGGGCGTGCCCGCGAAGAGAATCTGCCCGCCCGCCGCGCCGCCGTCGGGCCCGAGGTCGACGACGTGATCGGCCACCTTCGCCACGTCCGTGTTGTGCTCGATCACGAGAACCGTGTTGCCCTTATTCACGAGCGCCTGCAGCACGTGGAGGAGGTGGCGGATGTCCTCGAAGTGGAGGCCCGTCGTGGGCTCGTCGAGGATATAAACCGTCTGCCCGGTGCCGGGCCGCGAGAGCTCTTTGGAGAGCTTGACGCGCTGTGCCTCGCCGCCGGAGAGCGTCGTCGCCTGCTGCCCGAGGCGGACGTAGCCGAGCCCGACAGCGTCGAGTGTGCGGAGCTTGCGGGCGATGCGCGGCACGGCCTCGAAGAACTCCAGCGCCTCGCTGACGGGCATCGCGAGGACCTCGGCGATGTTCTTCCCCTTGTACCGGATCTCCAGCGTCTCGGTGTTGTAGCGCTTGCCCTTGCACGTCTCGCACTCGACGTAGACGTCGGGGAGGAAGTTCATCTCCAGCTTCACGATCCCCGCGCCCTTGCACGTCTCGCACCGCCCGCCCTTCGTGTTGAACGAGAACCGGCCCGGCTTGTAGCCGCGGATCTGCGCCTCTGGGAGCTGCGCGAAGAGGTCGCGGATGTACGTGAAGAGGCCGGTGTACGTCGCCGGGTTCGAGCGCGGCGTCCGCCCGATCGGGCTCTGGTCGATGGCGATGACTTTGTCGACGTGCTCCAGCCCGGTGATCTCGTCGTACGGCAGCGGGACGAGCTGTGCGTTGTGGAAGTGCGACGCGAGGATCGGGTAGAGCGTCTGGTTGATGAGCGACGACTTCCCACTCCCCGAGACGCCGGTGACGCACGTGAACGTCCCGAGCGGGAGCTCGAAGGTGACGTCTTTGAGGTTGTGCCCGCGCGCGCCCTCCAGCACGAGCTTCTCGCCCGTCCCTGCGCGCCGCTCGCTCGGGGTCGGGATGCGGCGGTTGCCCGTGAGGTACGCCACCGTCAGGCTGTCGTCGGCCGCGCCCTTCGCGAGCTCGTCCGGCGTGCCGGCCCCGAGGATCTGCCCGCCGTACTCGCCCGCGCCCGGCCCGATGTCGACGACGAAGTCCGCCGCCTCGATCATCTCGCGGTCGTGCTCGACGACGAGCACGGAGTTGCCCAGATCGCGGAGATCCCTCAGCGAGTCGATCAGCTTCCCGTTGTCACGCGGGTGGAGGCCGATGCTCGGCTCGTCGAGGACGTAAAGCACGCCCGTCAACTGCGTCCCGATCTGCGTAGCGAGGCGGATCCGCTGCGACTCGCCGCCGGAGAGCGTCCGCGCCGAGCGGTCGAGCGTGAGGTAATCGAGCCCGACGTTGAGCAGGAAGTCCAAGCGCTCGACGATCTCTTTCACGACCGGCTCGCCGATCACGGCCTGCCGGCCTTCGAGTTCGAGGTCGGCGAACCACGTGCGGACGGCGCGGAGGTCCATCTGCACGAGGTCGGCGATCGACTGGTCGCCGTCGTACGTCTTCGTATTGCCGATCCGGTAGCTCAGCGACTCGGGCTTGAGCCGGCCGCCGCCGCACGTCCGGCACGGGCGGACGCGCATGAACGCCTCGGCCCACCGCCGCTGCGTCGCCGAGTTGGTGTTCGCGTTCGTGTGCTCGATGTGCTGGTAGACGCCGCCGAAGCGGTGCTCGTACTTCACCTGCCGGCCCTTATACGCGTAGACGATGTCGAACTGCTCGTCGCCCGCGCCTTCGAGCAGGACCTCCATCTGCCGCTCCGAGAAGTCCTTCAGCGGCGTCTCGAAGTCGAAGTCGTACGCCGCGGCGACGGCCTTGAGCTGGGAGAAGATCCAGATGTCGCGCGGCGTCCCGAGCGGCGCCACGCCGCCTTTCGCGATCGACTTCTTCGGATTCGGGATGACGAGGTCGGGGTCGATCTCTTTGCGCACGCCGAGGCCATTGCAATCCGGGCACGCGCCGTAGGGCGAGTTGAAGCTGAACGTGTTCGGCGAGGGGTCGTCGTAGGAGAGCCCGCCCTCGGGGTCCGTGAGGTGGCGGCTCATGAGGTGGTCGCCGAGCTGCCCCGCTTCCTCTGCTCCGCCGATGACGGAGGCGATGAGCGTTCCGCCGCCCATCCCGAGCGCGAGTTCGACGGCGCGGGCGACGCGGGGCCGCACGCCGTCCTTCACCACGAGCCGGTCCACGACGACCTCGATGTCGTGGATCTTGTAGCGGTCGAGCTTCATCCCCTTCGCGATCTCGCGGAGGTCGCCGTCGACGCGAACGCGCTCGAAGCCCTGCTTGGCAAGCTGCTCGAAGAGGTCGCGGTAGTGGCCCTTCCGGCCGCGCACGACGGGCGCGAGCACGACGACCTTCGCCCCGTCGGGAAAGGCGGCAATCGCGTCGATGATCTCGTCGTCGGACTGCCGGCGCATCCGGCGGCCGGAGCGGTACGAGTACGCGTCGGACGCCCGCGCGTAGAGCAGCCGCATGAAGTCGTAGATCTCCGTCACCGTCCCGACCGTCGAGCGCGGGTTGCGGGATACCGTCTTCTGCTCGATCGCGATCACCGGCGAGAGCCCGTCGATGAAGTCGATGTCGGGCCGCTCCATCACGCCGAGGAACTGCCGGGCGTAGGCGCTCAGCGACTCCATGTAGCGGCGCTGCCCCTCGGCGTAGATCGTGTCGAAGGCGAGCGACGACTTGCCGCTCCCGCTGAGCCCCGTGATCACCACGAGCTCGTTACGCGGGATGTCGAGGTCGACGTTCTGGAGGTTATGCTCGCGGGCGCCGCGAATGATGATCTGGTCGTCCATGAGGGCCGGTCCGTGGGCGGAAATCTATCCTGGCTGAGTCCGGTAGCTCCGAGCGGTGCCGAGCATGTGGAGTGGGTGGTCCCGGCGAGGCGCGCGAGGACCCAGATGCCGAAGCATCGGGCGACGAGCGCAACGAAGCGGGGGCCGCCAGACTCCATGCGCAGGCCGCGCAGGGTTACCGAACCTAGCCGAACTCCAACCGGGCGCGGGCCGCCCCCGTTCCGTCTCGGGGCGGCCCGCGCGGTGAAGTCCGGGTAAGTTTCGGCCCGCGCGCTGACGACGGTCTGTCAGCGCACGACGACGATCCGCCGCGTGCGGACGACGGTCTGCCGCCCGGCCTCGGCCTTCATCCGGACGACGTACACGCCGCTTGCCACGGCCCCGCGCCAGCGCACCTCGTGCCAGCCGGGCTCGGTGACGGCTCCGTCGGCCAGCCGCGCGACCTCTCGGCCGAGGAGGTCGTAGACCTGAACCGTGACGCGGCCCGCCTCGGGCAGGCCCCAGCGGAACGTGGCCTCGCCGCGCGAGGGGTTCGGATACGGCTGCGCCAGCGTCACCTCGCGCGGGAAGGCTGAGTCCTCGTCCTCATTCCCGACCGGCACGATGTCGACCACCGCGGCATCCGCGTTGTTGGACTCGAATCCGTCGAACGCTGTCGTCGTCCCGGCGGCGCTCAGCGTCAGCTCCCCCTCGCCGTCGGGCGCCACAACCACCTCAACCGAAACGATCTCGCCCGGCGGCAGGTCGCCGAGGGCACAGACGATGGGCGCCGTGCCCGTGCACTCCCCCGCCGTCGGCGTGACCGAGACGAGCGGGGCGTTCGGCGGCATGATCGTGAGCGTCGCCTCGCTCGCCACGTCGCCGCGAAGGTTGGCGGCGGTGGCGACGAAGGTGACCGCCGAGCCGATCTCCAAGAAATCCGGGGCGGTGACGAGCGCGGCGAGATCGGCCGTCTGCCGGATCTCGTGGAGCACTTCGGGTGTGGCGATGGGCGGGTTGAAGTCGAACACGATCTCGGCATCGTTGCGGATCTCGGTGCCCTCCTCGAGCCCGGCGTTCGGGACGAGGGAGAACTTGACGAAGCCCTCGCCCTCGGGCGGCGTCACGTTGGGCGGCAGGTCGATCCCGACGAAGCGGAACGTGATGGTCCGGCCGGAGACGCTGTAGCTGAACGTCGAGTCCGACGAGGTGCCCTCGATGGCGAGCGTGGCGAGGTTGAGGTTCGGGTCGATCTCGTCGGTGATGGTGACGAACTCGGCGTTCGCCGTGGCCCCAGCAATGTTCTCGAACGTGACGGTGTAGAAGAGCGGATCGTCGGCGGCATCGAGCGGGACGTAGTAGCGGACGCACCGGGTCTGCTCCTCACCATCGACGATGACCGTACCGAACTCGCACGTCAGGTTCGTCTCGGCGAACTTGTCGTTGGGATCCGCCGGAGCCGCAGGAGGCTCGCACGCGCCGCCGCCGCCGCCGCCGGGCTTGCCGCCGGGGATCCCTTTGATGGCCCGGATCGCATCCCCGAACCCGAGAAAACAGAACAATCGCTCAAGCGCCGTGAAGTCAGTCCGCAGCGCGTCGTCCTCCGTGCCGATGACATCCGGGAAGCCGTCGTCGAGCCCAGTTCCTTCGGGGAAGAGTGCGGCGATCTCGTCCTGAACGAGTGCGCCCACAGCGCCCCCCGGTTCGATGAGCGCGACCTCGATGTCGAATGCCACGTCGTCGATGGCGCTTTCCAAGGCGAGGTCGAAGGCCTCCGCGGCCGAGGCCGGCAGGCCGGGCGGCGGCGCGACGGTCGCCGAGAGCGCCGCGATCACGGGCACGAGCAGGTCGGCCGGCGCGGCGTAGTAGTTGCGGATGCCGAACTGGATCGCATCGCGCGTGGCGATCGCGACCGCTGCGGCATCCGCGGCGTCGACGGCGGCGATGTAGTCGGTCAGTGTCTGGTTGGCCGAGGTGCGGAGCGCCACGCCGATGACGGCCGCCGTGCGGGCTGACGAGAGGTGCTGGGCTCCAGCCGCCGCGACGAGACGGGGCGTGCCGAACGGGATACGAGGGTCGTCGGGACCGGTCGGCATCTGCTCAGGGAACAGGATGTCCTCGGGGTCGATCCGAAGACCGAACGTGAGCGGGGTCATGGCACCGCGTGTGAGCCGGCCGAACGTGAGCGGCGCGCGCTCGGGGTCGGTCGCGTTGACGCTCTCGTAGTAGACCACGCCGTCGAAGAACGGGTTGGGGCCAGCGAGCGAAAGCGCGAACAACTCGGGCTCGGTACGGACGACGCGCGGCGCGTGGAAGGCCGGCTCGTCGGTATTCGTGCGAAGCTCCATTTGGAGGGCCGAGTAGTTATAGCCCAGGCCCGGCGGCCGGACGCGCGCGCCTCGTGCGATGCCGCTCTCGGCGAAGACGAAGGCGAGGTAGGGCCGGACGGTGACGGGCACGACCTCGTCATCGAGACCGGGCCGCGAGATCACGAGATCGTAGAATCCGTACGCACGCGGGCTCGTCAGATCGAAGCGCGCCTCCTTGAGCGTCCCGGTGCCGACGATCTGCGCCGGGATCGTCCCGAAGGCAGTCGGATCGAGGCACTCGGTGCATTCCAAACGCGCGGCGCTGACGCCCGGCGCGCCGGGACCGGTCAGGAAGATCGGCCGCACGGCCCCGCCGACAGGCGTCGTCGTCGAGACCGTGATGGGCCCGCCGGGCGCGACGGCCACGGCGCGCAGGCGAACGATCTGGCCCGCTGGCGGGCTTTCGATCTCCGTCACAAACGCGATGCCCTCTGGCGCGCCATCCACGAGGATCTGTGCAAACTGGCCTGTCACGGTGCCTTCGGTGCGGATGATGGTGAATGCGTCGCCGACGGCGGGCACGTAACCCGGCCGCACGCGCACCACGAGCGCCCCGGCGAGACGCGCGCCGCTGCCGCCCGGCGCGAACGACACGTCGAGCGTGTCGCTCCGCCCTCCGGCGTCCACGTCGATCACGAGGCGCGGGCTGCCTGCCACCTGCGACGGGTAGAAGTACGACCCGTGCGCGAGACGCGCGAGCGGCTGCGCGTCGGTGCCGGGGCTGACGGTGCCCTCGGGCTGGAACGTGCCGAAGATGCCGAGCGCCCCCATCCCGGTCAGCGTCGTGCCATCGGGCAGGTTGCGCGAACCGGGACCCGCGAGGTCGAGCCTGCCCGCCAGCACGCGCATCTCGGAGCCGGGCCGGCTGTACGGCCCGGAGTTGCGGCCGAACCCGCCGTCGTTGAAGGTGAACGACTGGCCCGGCGCGTCGAGCACGAACAGGCCCGCGTTCTCGAACCGGCCCGTCCCGTTGCCGTCGCCCGCGAGGCTTCCAGCGCCCGTCGCGCGGACGATGCCGCCGGGCTCGTTGCGGAGCACGCTGCCGGCGTAAAGCCCCAGGCTCGACGGGATCTCGACGACGCCTTCGTTGCGGACGATCACCTCGGCGAGACCCGAGAAGTTGCTGCCCGTCGCCGCCTTGAGCAGCAGGCCGGTGTTGGTGAACGAGCCGCCCCCGCTCCGCAGGAACGACGTGCCGACCATCTGGAAGCCGGTCCCGTTCACGGCGAGCGTGGCGCCGGCCGGCCCGGCGAGCAGGTTGACGCCGCTGATCCCGACCGTCCCCTGCGGGCTGCCCTGAATCACGCCCTCGGCGGTGATCTGACTGTTCGTGAACACCAGCGTCCCCGTGGCACTCGCGTCGAGACTGGCGCCTTGCATGGTGCCGCCGCCGCTGAGGAAGAAGACGCCCTCTGCGGCGCGCACGGTCCCACCGAGGAGTTCGAAGGGCGCGCCCACCGAGCAGTTGCCTGCTTGCGACGTGAGCGGGCAGCCGGTCGCTTCGAGCGTGCCGCGGATGCGGAACAGCGCCGTCGCGCCTCCGGGAGACGCACCGTTCCCGACCACGCGCAGCGTGCCGGACGGCGCCACGTCGAGTGTGCCGCCCGTCCGCAGAAACGAGACGCCGGCGGGGACCGTCGCCTCGCCCTCGACGAGGACCGTGCCGGTCGCGTAGAGGCCGTCCTCGCCGCCGGGCGTGATGTCGAGGAGCATCAGCCGGCCGTTCGGCCGGATCGCCGCCGACTCGATGCCGATGAATCCCCGCGAGGTCAGCGTCTGAATTCCGCTCGCGCCGCCGAGGACGAGCGTCCCCGCGGCGACCGACACGAAATCGCCGATGGAGACGGTGTACGTGCCGGCGACGTCGATGCAGGCCACGTCACCCGAGGTCGGGACTTCGGCCGGAGTCCAGTTGGCGGCTTCGGACCAGGAGCCGTCGACGGGCGCGGCCCACGTCCGCGTGCAAGTCTGGGCGAGTGCAGGACCGCCGAGGAGCGGCAGCGCGGCGAGAAGCACGAACGCGAACGGACGGAGAGGGAGCAGGGAGGTCATAGCATCAGCGAGGAAGGTGACAAGGGAGCGGGCTACCCTCCCATCGATATTTTCTCGCGAAGCGGCTCACGTTGACGCCGGCACCTCGCAGACCTGTTGTTCCACGGCGGCCAGAGGCTTAACCTCTCATACCTTAGACACCTCTGCTCGCGCCCTCCTCCGCATGGATGACCCGAACGACATCACGCGCCTGCTGGCGCGAGCGCACGAGGGCGACCCCGACGCCCTCAACCGCCTCGTCCCCATCCTCTACGAGGAGCTGCGTGCGCTTGCTCACCGCCAGCGCATGCGTCGCCGCCCGAGCGAGACGCTGAACACGACGGCCCTCGTCCACGAGGCTTATGAGAAGCTGGCACGCTCAGGCGGTTCGTTTGCCAACCGACACCACTTCTTCCGGGTCGCCGCGCGGATCATGCGCAGCGTGCTCGTCGACCACGCGCGTGCCCAGCGACGGCAGAAGCGCGGCGGCGGCCAGCGCCCGCTCTCGCTCGACGAGGAGTTCTTCGTCCCGCCGCAGCGCACCGAACATCTCCTCGCCCTCGACGAGGCCCTGACCCGGCTCACCGCCCTCGACGCGCGGCAGGCCGAGATCGTGGAGCTTCGCTACTTCGTCGGGCTGACGATCCCCGAGGCGGCGGACGTGCTCGACCTCTCCCCGGCAACCGTCAAGCGCGACTGGGCCGTCGCGCGTGCCTGGCTCCATCACAACCTGTCGGAAGCCGCATGACCCCCACCGAACGCTACGCCCGCGTCACGGCCCTCTTCTCCGATGCGCTCGAACGGGCTCCCGACGAGCGCACTACATGGCTCGCCGAAGCCTGTGACGACCCGGAGATCCGGCACGAGGTCGAGGCCATGCTCGCGCACCACGCGGACGACATGCCCGGGCCGCTCGACGCACCCGTGTTCGCCCGGCCCGCCAGTTCGTTCAGCGACGCGGCCGACGACGAACCGAGTCCCCTCCTCGGCCAGCGCGTCGGCGTGTGGCGGGTGACGGGGCTGCTCGGGCGCGGCGGGATGGGCACCGTCTACCGCGCCGAGCGCGACGACGAGAGCTTCACGCAGCACGCCGCGCTCAAGCTCGTCCACCCCGGCTTCGCTCCCGATTTCCGACTGCGCTTCCTCCGCGAGCGTGCCCTTCTCGCCGGCCTCGACCACCCCGGCATTGCCCGCCTCCTCGACGGCGGCCTCGCCTCCGACGGCGCACCGTACCTCGCGATGGAGATCGTCAACGGTGAGCCCATCACGGCCTACGCCGAAACGCACGGGCTGAATCTCCGCGAGAGGCTCGGCCTCTTCCTCCAGACCTGCGATGCCGTCGCGCACGCGCATTTCCACCTCATCGTCCACCGCGACCTCAAGCCGCCGCACATCCTCGTGGAAGACGCCGAGGGCGGACCGCGCGTGAAGCTGCTCGACTTCGGGATCGCCAAGCTGCTCTCCGAAGAGGACGACGGGCTGACGCGGACGGGCTCCTCGGGGCCGCTGACACCCTCCTACGCCTCGCCCGAACAACTCCTCGGCCAGCCGATCACGACCGCCACCGACGTCTACGCCCTCGGCATCGTGCTCTACGAGGTGCTCGCCGGAACCCGCCCCTACACCGTGGACGGGCTCAGCGCTTCGCAGACGGAGCGGGTGATCTGCGAGGCCCCTCCAGCACTGCCCTCCGTGTCGGCCCCAGCCGAGCGAGCGCGGGCGCTGCGTGGCGACCTCGACACGATCGTAAGCAAGGCGCTCGCCAAGGAGCCCGCTCGCCGCTACCCGACAGCGGCCGACTTCGCCGCCGACCTCCGCCGCTACCTCGGCGGGCTGCCCGTCGAGGCCCGGCCCGCGACGGTGCGCTACCGCGCCAGCCGATTTCTGCGACGGCACCGCGTGGCCTCGGCCTCCGT
Protein-coding sequences here:
- a CDS encoding T9SS type A sorting domain-containing protein; translation: MTSLLPLRPFAFVLLAALPLLGGPALAQTCTRTWAAPVDGSWSEAANWTPAEVPTSGDVACIDVAGTYTVSIGDFVSVAAGTLVLGGASGIQTLTSRGFIGIESAAIRPNGRLMLLDITPGGEDGLYATGTVLVEGEATVPAGVSFLRTGGTLDVAPSGTLRVVGNGASPGGATALFRIRGTLEATGCPLTSQAGNCSVGAPFELLGGTVRAAEGVFFLSGGGTMQGASLDASATGTLVFTNSQITAEGVIQGSPQGTVGISGVNLLAGPAGATLAVNGTGFQMVGTSFLRSGGGSFTNTGLLLKAATGSNFSGLAEVIVRNEGVVEIPSSLGLYAGSVLRNEPGGIVRATGAGSLAGDGNGTGRFENAGLFVLDAPGQSFTFNDGGFGRNSGPYSRPGSEMRVLAGRLDLAGPGSRNLPDGTTLTGMGALGIFGTFQPEGTVSPGTDAQPLARLAHGSYFYPSQVAGSPRLVIDVDAGGRSDTLDVSFAPGGSGARLAGALVVRVRPGYVPAVGDAFTIIRTEGTVTGQFAQILVDGAPEGIAFVTEIESPPAGQIVRLRAVAVAPGGPITVSTTTPVGGAVRPIFLTGPGAPGVSAARLECTECLDPTAFGTIPAQIVGTGTLKEARFDLTSPRAYGFYDLVISRPGLDDEVVPVTVRPYLAFVFAESGIARGARVRPPGLGYNYSALQMELRTNTDEPAFHAPRVVRTEPELFALSLAGPNPFFDGVVYYESVNATDPERAPLTFGRLTRGAMTPLTFGLRIDPEDILFPEQMPTGPDDPRIPFGTPRLVAAAGAQHLSSARTAAVIGVALRTSANQTLTDYIAAVDAADAAAVAIATRDAIQFGIRNYYAAPADLLVPVIAALSATVAPPPGLPASAAEAFDLALESAIDDVAFDIEVALIEPGGAVGALVQDEIAALFPEGTGLDDGFPDVIGTEDDALRTDFTALERLFCFLGFGDAIRAIKGIPGGKPGGGGGGACEPPAAPADPNDKFAETNLTCEFGTVIVDGEEQTRCVRYYVPLDAADDPLFYTVTFENIAGATANAEFVTITDEIDPNLNLATLAIEGTSSDSTFSYSVSGRTITFRFVGIDLPPNVTPPEGEGFVKFSLVPNAGLEEGTEIRNDAEIVFDFNPPIATPEVLHEIRQTADLAALVTAPDFLEIGSAVTFVATAANLRGDVASEATLTIMPPNAPLVSVTPTAGECTGTAPIVCALGDLPPGEIVSVEVVVAPDGEGELTLSAAGTTTAFDGFESNNADAAVVDIVPVGNEDEDSAFPREVTLAQPYPNPSRGEATFRWGLPEAGRVTVQVYDLLGREVARLADGAVTEPGWHEVRWRGAVASGVYVVRMKAEAGRQTVVRTRRIVVVR
- the uvrA gene encoding excinuclease ABC subunit UvrA → MDDQIIIRGAREHNLQNVDLDIPRNELVVITGLSGSGKSSLAFDTIYAEGQRRYMESLSAYARQFLGVMERPDIDFIDGLSPVIAIEQKTVSRNPRSTVGTVTEIYDFMRLLYARASDAYSYRSGRRMRRQSDDEIIDAIAAFPDGAKVVVLAPVVRGRKGHYRDLFEQLAKQGFERVRVDGDLREIAKGMKLDRYKIHDIEVVVDRLVVKDGVRPRVARAVELALGMGGGTLIASVIGGAEEAGQLGDHLMSRHLTDPEGGLSYDDPSPNTFSFNSPYGACPDCNGLGVRKEIDPDLVIPNPKKSIAKGGVAPLGTPRDIWIFSQLKAVAAAYDFDFETPLKDFSERQMEVLLEGAGDEQFDIVYAYKGRQVKYEHRFGGVYQHIEHTNANTNSATQRRWAEAFMRVRPCRTCGGGRLKPESLSYRIGNTKTYDGDQSIADLVQMDLRAVRTWFADLELEGRQAVIGEPVVKEIVERLDFLLNVGLDYLTLDRSARTLSGGESQRIRLATQIGTQLTGVLYVLDEPSIGLHPRDNGKLIDSLRDLRDLGNSVLVVEHDREMIEAADFVVDIGPGAGEYGGQILGAGTPDELAKGAADDSLTVAYLTGNRRIPTPSERRAGTGEKLVLEGARGHNLKDVTFELPLGTFTCVTGVSGSGKSSLINQTLYPILASHFHNAQLVPLPYDEITGLEHVDKVIAIDQSPIGRTPRSNPATYTGLFTYIRDLFAQLPEAQIRGYKPGRFSFNTKGGRCETCKGAGIVKLEMNFLPDVYVECETCKGKRYNTETLEIRYKGKNIAEVLAMPVSEALEFFEAVPRIARKLRTLDAVGLGYVRLGQQATTLSGGEAQRVKLSKELSRPGTGQTVYILDEPTTGLHFEDIRHLLHVLQALVNKGNTVLVIEHNTDVAKVADHVVDLGPDGGAAGGQILFAGTPEDLAEQDTPTARFIREELERTGSEEVVGSSNASFNLDDFAGDDDTSDDEIEDEEPEEEAVA
- a CDS encoding PQQ-dependent sugar dehydrogenase, with translation MLRCFLLAYSLSLCVFAVGFSQAAFGQNEIAAFEEVFENVTFNFPLGIRFPDDGTNKVYIAEWGGRVKVVDNDPDVASASVFLDISERIASPGGLLAIEFHPDYAENGYFFARYTLEAPERIVLSRFSRSAEDPFVADVDSEVILLEIETPGNVHNHHGGDIAFGLDGYLYVPLGDGGVLYDAVGNAQDRTKLLGKVLRLDVDNPSNGLNYGIPPDNPFVGNEKGWREEVFAYGLRNPWRLTIDRLTGEVWVGNVGEVTWEEVELIEAGQNYGWPIMEGPVCAPFNRRPCDETGLTPPVWAYSHEQGVSITGGYVYRGEAIPALRGQYVFADFASFKVWHVSRSNRSGAELLLPDQFNVTTFGEDLDGELYFNYFLNGRIFKITPGPGTTSAEGDPTDDGLLTLAVFPNPATGSAQAYFESEAGEVRLSVYDMLGREVLTLVDERVGPGTRRTVPINTGRLASGLYLVRFEGHGEHEVKRLVVAH
- a CDS encoding sigma-70 family RNA polymerase sigma factor, coding for MDDPNDITRLLARAHEGDPDALNRLVPILYEELRALAHRQRMRRRPSETLNTTALVHEAYEKLARSGGSFANRHHFFRVAARIMRSVLVDHARAQRRQKRGGGQRPLSLDEEFFVPPQRTEHLLALDEALTRLTALDARQAEIVELRYFVGLTIPEAADVLDLSPATVKRDWAVARAWLHHNLSEAA